GTCTAGGATATATACTTCAATACATGGCATGTTTTaggtaaataatacaaatatattgaattgtGAGAATCCTAGCATcatcacttaatattttttaatgatttaatttcagGCGAGACAGAGGTTTTTGCtacaaattaattcctttagcGCTTACTTCTTCCTTTGAATACGACACCTACAAACAAGTGTGTTACGGCAATGTAGCGTTTACGTATATTGGACCCAGCGTGTTACATTTTATAGGATTTCTCTACGCATTATATCTCTTCAGAATATCAGATAACGAACAATTACAAAATCTGATGGAAAGGGTGAGtcaattctatattatttttatttatttaaacagcacagcggttttttaatattttcatatgtgtatatgtattgaAAAGGACTTAATGCAGGtcgcattttaaattaaatgaatgaaaactaagataacaaaatttaataattcattaaattccaaaacagtaatattattcaattaaacaaaatcaagTTATACCATTCTTTGTTTAACATCCCCTGAGTTCGATCCTAATGTTACCtacattaatacttttattttgataatactaCTTGAAAGTTTGTTAGCATACTATGGTAAGCAAAGGACCAAGTTGATATACTCTTAAACGATTTTGGCCAcagttcttttaaataaagtatttgtgtcgttactgtttatttatataattatgtatttgattaaaatagtgCCGACGCTTGGACTATAACTAATAAGCAATGATAGTCTCAGGTATCTATCTACTATGGTACAACTACTCGTTAGATAAAATGTAGGTATCTTGTACTCGATTAAAAttgtgagtgagtcagtgtaattacctgtatggatataatatcttagttaccTCATGGTCTGCAACTCATTGATtgtgtaatgataatgtatgggataatttgtatttttcggCGGATGCTACCATCGGTTACCTTATTTATCAGTCTGctttatttaccttttataCATTAAAGTATTTCGTTACAGGTATTCCTGTTATCATCTTACGCGCCTCAAGGGACGCCCACTGCTAAACCGAAACGGTTACTGAGAATGTTATGGTTCTTCATAATCCTCAGTATTCTCTGGATGTGTATTTCGTTATGCTCTGTCAATTTAATGATGGCAAGAGGAACTATCATGTTCAGGTGGATGGAATCAAGGCAAGTgagaattattaaattgataggaacataataaataattaatatagataatagttGTACAATTGTCTATTTCTAAATCTCGTTGTCTTTGATTAGTCCTACCATATTTTATAGTACGTCAAAAGACATGGAACAGAACGAAAGGAAATGTTTCTATAACAGTTATTACACTCAATCCACGTATAACATACTTAAGactgaaaataatatactaattcaTTTGTTAATTGTGGCTATCCTAGTCTACACAATACttgaacttataataaaaatgctataacaaacatttaaaattgttatcatAATTGTTACAAGGACAAAATAAACTAAGCTTTCACTAAtcgactaatattataaatgtattgtaatgtGTAAGCCTGAGACTAAGACCAGTCCGTTTGTTTGTTGACGTTACGACTGGCTgatccattaaaaaaattgtacatacAGTTAGTTTTGGATCTCAGGAAGGACGAATTATATTTATCCTACCGAAAACAATACTAACATATTATATCTTATAGTTCCAGTGAGATGATACTTGGTTTGAAGATTTTACTCATAATTTGCACACTGATCCACGATATGGTGCAGGCCACTGTGATTACAAGCTACTGTCTGCAAGCTCAACTGCTGCAAGCTCATCTCATGTTTTTAAAAGAACGTCTCTTAAATAGGACGATAACTCCTTTGAACTGGATGAGGGTGAGTTGTAACAATTTTAAGTCCCGTGTATATCTTATATGCATTCATATTATTGACTGTGTGGGCGTCCATAGTAGACAATACTCACACATACAATTCTTGTGTTTGCCAAAAACGAACTAACTAGTCAAAGACAATAACgagatttaaacaaaaacaattttagtttttttttttttattgaatgataCGTACCTTGCTAAGTTAGTATTTAGTGTAATTGGTAGTTTAATAAGACtatcatttaatatacatatacagcaTGGAATATCTATAGGACTAAAAATTTATCTTGTATAAATTTGCCAAGGGTATTGACATTATGAGACCTGTAGGTTCTATCgtgaaattgtattttgtacttataataaaCTATTCCTCTTGCAGGAAATTGCCGAATTTCGTAAATTGCTGAAGTATTTGAATAACGACTTAGCACCTGcagtatgtttatttacgatagtCAATGTTTCCTGGGCCACGTCCGGTATAATGTGGTTGCTGAATCTAGACAAAGTGGACACCGGTACTGAGCCAATACCAGGCATTAGTGTTCTTAATCAATTACTTTGGATATCAGCTGTCATGGTACCTTTTATACAGGTAATGGTTAACACTATATTCAATTTTCATAAGAATTACTAAGATTAAGtccttaaatttatacaaaaatgcataaaaaatagttactgtataaaccTTGACCGTGTTCAATGGGCGCgaatgctaacagcatttccGATCCTCCGAATCGTAATCCTGATTATTCGGGCAAAAAACAAACAAgtaccctcctgtcaccagttgAGGCAATTAGATGAAGTgctatacttttaattaagctTTTTGCAAGGTCCAAGTATTTCATGAGCAAATGGGATAAAAAGaacttttttgtcaaatttccTTTAAATAACGCCATATTGTCAGACGTTATTGCAAAAATGTTATGATAAATTCAGCACAGGTTTTCGTTAATGTCAATTTTATTCTTATGAACTTTCGACGAATGGTAAGTCAGAGGGAGCGTAAGTGATACTATTCAATCGGTCATTTCACGGTTGCGGTTCCGTTGAGAGATCCCCATCGATACGTCGATACGAAgcaatgacgacctccatggtcgagtggtgtgtacaccggttttcatgggtacgctaatctgaggtcccgggttcgattcctggccgagtagatgtagattaccatgagttttctatgttgtcttgggtctgggtgtttgtggtaccgtagttacttctgatttccataacacaagtgcttcagctacttacattgggatcagagtaatgtatgtaatgttgtctcatatttattatttattattgtaataactaaaaaacacattcttatatttttgttttagtacaaatactaacttttatttaaaaaaaaaaaggttttttttgcTCACTAAACTAATAGTACTAAGTATTATGTTGTTGTCTTATTAGAATGCAGTGTTGCTTATAATTAGGGCATCATTTAGTCAagatcttcttttgtttattagCATGTACAATTGTAAGAATGTATGCTCTGTTAGCgacctatgtaataaataaataaattatttactgtcgCTGCGCAGGCGGCGCGGCTGTCGCAGGAGTGCGCGCGCACGCAGGGCGTGGGGCACGAGCTGTGCGCGCGGCCCTTCCTGCACCGCGACACGTCGGCCGAGGACATCGGCGCCGTGCTGGCGTTCGCGGCGAGCCTGCGCCTGCGCGCCAAGCTCTTCCGCTGCCCCGTGGCGGGCCGCCACGTGTGCGTGCTGCTGGCGCTCGCCGCCGCCCTGCTCTTCGCCCTGGGAATGTGCCACTACCTCCAGTGATCGCCTCCGGGACGTTTCGTTGATTAAactcgaaaatattttatttccacaTCTAAATGAGCGGTCTCGCGTTTTGTTCCTACGAGTTAATAATGTAgatttgtaaataacatttttttttctacaaactTGTAGCAGATAACCGTTTAGTTAActtattgttaattttgtaaattaagttttgttctctaatttaactaaatattgcacgaaagaatatttaatttattttaatcgaaaatGAACTGTTTGAAAGATGATTTTTATCCATATGCCATTCGACTACAACATTATATAGCGAACATCAAATGTGTAACTCATTTTTGTAACgagtattaattttgaattaaacaaacatcaaaatgatttgtaaaaataataaaatacaatatattaaacacatattataattCGTATTAGACTTTTCTGcgttaaataatcttaatttattaataatgaaatgacATGCTGAGTTAGTGAGATGATAAGAAGCTAACGCTCCAAAGACAttgttaagtaattattaaagtgattattattatatattattatatacaattttaattgattctaAAATCGTATCAATTTACTCATACTATTAATTCGAATAATATCCAACCTTATACAAAAAGAATAAtgttagattttaaaataaaataaaatcaatttgagatttatttaaacttttattcaaCCCTTTAAATACACAGAAATCAAATCGCTCTAGGTATTTAAAGACAATGGGCACTCAAACTAATTCGGCTAAAGTGCAAGGCGGCTAGAGCGCGGCAAGCTGCGCGCCCCACCACGAGTGCACGTCGTGCAGCGCCGCTTGCGCCGCGTGCGAGCTCTGCGCGCTGCGACTGTTGCTCTTGCCCGGCGCCGCCGGCGCTGCGGACAcgagcgtttttttttttttatggtataggttggcggacgagcatatgggccacctgatggtaagtggtcaccatcacccatagacaatgacgctgtgagaaatattaactattccttacatcgtcactgcgccactaaccttgggaactaagatgttatgtcccttgtgcctgtagttacactggctcactcacccttcaaaccggaacacaacaatactgactactgttatttggcggtagaataactgatgagtgggtggtacctacccagacgggctcgcacaaagccctaccaccaagtaaaggcGTCACATTAAAGCTGAAACCGCACTTTAACGGCGCGGAGCGGCCTCGCCTAACCGCACTAGACTGCagcggaggcggaggcggaCTGTCAGTGCGTAGCTAGACGACATTGACACGAAACTTTTGAAAAAGTGATCGCCGTGTCTTTACTATGTGAAGAGACAGAAAAATTAGAGAAAAGGAAATGTATGAAATCTACATGGATACATGACATACCACGTTCTCGCTACAAAGAGGGAGAATACAACAAACTCTTTCCACGACTCTTGAAAGACACCGTTCGTTTTCATACTAATTTGAGAAATGCCAAAAGAAAAATTCATGTCGATATCAATTTCTCCTCGTCCATCGTGCGCCGCTGTGGTGCGGTttgaatcatattattatttagatataatattaatcgacGCCGCTCCGCGCCGCGCCTCTCTGCTCCACTCCGCGCCGCTAAAGTGCGGTTTCAGCTTTAATGTGACGCGTTCGTGTGCGTGTGTGTCAAGCCAAAGGCGTATATCAGTCGTATTTGATATACGCCCTCGGCTTGGATTGGGTCATCGGTTGTACGACTGATATATGGATTAAATTTCGATCTTAACATCCAATTTCAGATGTCACCCTTGTTTAACTTCAcattgtacaacaacaacaacagcccgtaaattcccactgctgggctaaaggcctcctctccctttgatgagaaggtttggaacatattccaccacgctgttccaatgcgggttggtggaatatacatgtggcagaatttatgatatatatgaaatttgtcacatgcaggcttcctcacgatgttttccttcaccgctgagcacgaaatgaattataaagacaaattaagcacatgaatcagcggtgcttgcctgggtttgaacccgcaatcatcggttaagatgcacacgttctaaccactgggccatctcgactcgacacATTGTACGATATGTGAGAAAGAGACGAAATGTGATCTCGAAATTGGATTAACAtcgcttcatctctttctcaccGATGGGTACTATACAGTAAAAGAGAGAGATAGACTGAAAACTTGATGAGTTTAAAGTTATTGCTCTTTGAATGTTTCGATGTAACAGAAAGATATTCATAGTTTACACTGAGAAGTAACTTACGAGTTGTCGTTTTCTTATTCAAAGCTGGATGTGGGTCGCTCAGCGTCggttgtaaatatttctttactgGGCTTTCGGgtctgaaaattataaaaatatattgtaaggaaTCTAAGGGAAACCTTACTATTTTTACACAGGAATATACTAACCTCGGTATCGTCATTAATGGTAAACCCGATCTTTTAAATTGACTTTTCCCCGACGAACGCTTAGGCTGAATGTCTAACGATGATACGACATCTGAAAGttaacaataaagttatttttataatattgattcatGTCCGCATTACCGATTTCAAGCACAGTGGCCATTCTTAACAGAGACTAGTCAAATCTATTTCTAGCTAGTCAATCTAAAGAGACACAATAATGTGCGCACAGATGCACTCTTCTCACTCTCATAGCTGATACAGTCGGAGAGTTCAGTCCAGGGCTACGAACAATAACGCAAGCacggaataggctatttgactggtttttaaaaaccattttatattatttagtagaagttaaggaacccagtaaaatagatttttttatttcttgtacatatttaccaaaatatatcatattaaaacatccatatttaaatagcgcgcaaaaacgctacttggacaatatggcgctgcaatggggtctgtgacgtcactttcttgtaatttaatctgtggtacatatagtagaaaagcaatgtttacaagaaagtgacatcatcataagcccggccaatcaggagcgtttagtgtcacgtgacaaacgtttgaaaaaatgcatttttatttatggatttttgaataaattaagtattatttttaactttcgttagtaaataaccatttttaaactcataatatacactgattacaataattcacaattgaTTTTTTGTCAAATAGCTTACGGTAAATAACTGACAGgctataagatataaaaataaacttgataaCTAAGACTGTTAGCATAGCCCAATCTGCAGACAAGCTAGCCATTAAGAGactaagtttttaaatcattattccagaaaataatataataatactcacTTGACATAATTGGTTGAGATGTTGATTCCGTAATTTCTGTACGACCGACATTCGCGCTGGTTTGCTGAAATTGTGGTTAGGTTATAATTTAGAGGATATTTGTAGATTAATTAAACAagcaaataatatcataataacatGAGCCTAAATTTATTCTCTCATGAAGACTTGCAACTCCACGTTTAATTGTTGTCGCACGCGTAGGTTGTAGATAcgttagtgtgcgtgagacgacTATGAGTAGAGACagcaaaaatattcaaattaagttatattcaatttgttaagtttattttattcaattttattaacttaacatGCTTTCGATATTGAATTGTTATACTCTACTACTCTTTGATTAAACTCTATTCCAACCGAaaaattattcgaaataaacCAAACCATAGATTTACAAATTcaatgcgatttgctaataaatcTGTTACATTAGACActacaatatgtttttaattaacacatgaatttataaaaacaacactTATAATGTTCCGATTTCACTTTTAGAGATTGAGTGAAGTGATTGAGAGATTTTAGAACCTTATGACTGatttttgactttaaatttTAGCAATTGCAACAGTAACGGTTTAAGGTGGTGTTGTGATGTGGCCAGTTAAAATACTCGGTAACATTGTAATGAAGTTCACTCTAGTCGAAAATTAGCtcgaaaacaaaacattaacatTACCTGAGCTTCTGTTTCTTGTTTCTCCTTTTCCTTCTCGCTGTTGAAATCTAACGGTTGCTCGTTCGTTTTCCTCAAACCAGCAATCAGGCTCGTTTGTTGtttctataacatttattattcacatcttaagattaattttttatttgtgcttttgttttcttaaataaagttACTTACGCTGCTATTAGCGCGGATTTTCTTCAAGCAGCCTTCGAGCCATGTCCGTATCGTTTGCTTAGCTACTTCTTCTTCAATAAGAAATTCGAATTCTTCTCGTGCCAGTAACTCCTCCATTTGCAAAGACTTTCGAATGTCCACTGTACGATAGGACAGCATACTGAAATATATTCTTGGCTTAAAAATGGCAATGATATACAAGACCGAATTAAGCCAAGCTCACTAGGATCAGAGTTGCGAATATGTATAAATGGATACTACTAGTTCCACTATATAGACTGATATATTTGGATctttagacatttttttttaaaagcaactAACTATTTCTTAGCTTCAAAAACAGTCGAGAATGCAGAAATATGAAACTGAATTCATTTCAGTATAAGATAAAACCAATTATTTACAGATTTATATGACAATTGTATAAAGACCAAAAACTTTTAGGAAACTCTTTTAAATACTTTGTGtagtctataataaaaataaaacaaattattatttatatacatattataatgacGCTTGCTGATTACTCACTTGATAACATCGTGGAAAGTCACGTCTTCGCCATTGTGGAGCCTTTCGAGTTCATAGCACATGTACTTGAACAGAAGCCGTTCCTTATGCGTGTCACACTCGAGGCGGCCTTTCAATAGGCGCAATATAAACTttacctaaaaaataaataaataaatatgagacaacatcacatacattactctgatctcaatgtaagtagctaaagcactagtgttatggaaaatctgaagttacgacggtaccacaaacacccagacccaagacaacatagaaaacaaatgatctacattgactcggctgggaatcgaacccaggacctcagagtggcgtacctatgaaaacacCACTgtgtgtacacaccactcgaccacggaggtcgtcaaaatcgtAATCActaattaattatctaatttttttttaacttattacttCTATTTTTTGAAGCCATACCTTTTTCACAGGAATCACACCTTTTTGATGAACATCTACAATG
The nucleotide sequence above comes from Vanessa cardui chromosome 7, ilVanCard2.1, whole genome shotgun sequence. Encoded proteins:
- the LOC124531142 gene encoding uncharacterized protein LOC124531142 gives rise to the protein MQNDNASYSSSSDLLDSHVLGNDKLALPTMERSTRSSLDANSVEIGEITESPDTEYMSTSAILHYCKSKILLPYLKLLTVMGLRPVVDASNSSKYAICFSHFHSAQVAVFLCLGYILQYMACFRRDRGFCYKLIPLALTSSFEYDTYKQVCYGNVAFTYIGPSVLHFIGFLYALYLFRISDNEQLQNLMERVFLLSSYAPQGTPTAKPKRLLRMLWFFIILSILWMCISLCSVNLMMARGTIMFRWMESSSSEMILGLKILLIICTLIHDMVQATVITSYCLQAQLLQAHLMFLKERLLNRTITPLNWMREIAEFRKLLKYLNNDLAPAVCLFTIVNVSWATSGIMWLLNLDKVDTGTEPIPGISVLNQLLWISAVMVPFIQAARLSQECARTQGVGHELCARPFLHRDTSAEDIGAVLAFAASLRLRAKLFRCPVAGRHVCVLLALAAALLFALGMCHYLQ